Sequence from the Coriobacteriia bacterium genome:
CGGCTGCTCGGCCGCGCGCTGACGCACCTTGTGAGCGCCGAGTCGCACCGCCTGAGGCTGATCGAGCAGCGGCCGGTGTTTCGCGATCCGATGACGTTCCTTGCCGGGAGGATGCAGGCGCTCGACTCTCTGGCGGATGCGCTCGGGCGTGCGCTCCCGGCCTCGCTCGCCCGGCAGACGGAAGCGGTGGAGCACGTCCGCCGCGCACTCGGCCGACTCGGCGTGCAACTGCTCGGGTCGCATGAGGCGCGCCTCGGACGGTTCACGGAGCGCTCTGTGGCGGCCGGCCGGCAGCTGGTCTTGTCGGCCGAACGGGACGCGGCGATGGCGGCAGCGCGCCTGGATGACTTGTCTCCGCTCGCGATACTCGGACGTGGCTACGCGGTATGTTACGGAGCAGAGGGCGCGATCGTCCGGTCCTCGGCCCAGGTTTCCCCCGGAGAACGCGTCCGGGTCCGTCTCGGTCAGGGGCGTCTCGGCTGCATCGTCGAGACCACGGAAACGGAGGAGTAGATGGCAGAAGAGGTCACCCTGCCCGAGGAGCTCGCGTTCGGTGAGGCACTCGCCGAGCTCGAGCAGATCGTGGGCGCGCTCGAGAGCGGTCAGCTCGAGCTTGAGGACGGGCTGGCACGCTATGAGCGCGGCGTCACGCTGTTGCGCGCGTGCCAGGAGAAGCTT
This genomic interval carries:
- the xseB gene encoding exodeoxyribonuclease VII small subunit gives rise to the protein MAEEVTLPEELAFGEALAELEQIVGALESGQLELEDGLARYERGVTLLRACQEKLAAAKQRVTMLIGELECGDAPSGEPSAEEASL